The Methanomethylovorans hollandica DSM 15978 genome includes a region encoding these proteins:
- a CDS encoding aldo/keto reductase — MLYRKMPKNGDKLSILGFGAMRLPVKQDGSIDEEKATQMIRHAIDNGVNYVDTAWPYHMGESEPFLGRALAEGYREKVKLATKQPQWMVKSPKDMDMFLKKQLEKLNTDHIDYYLIHSLVGSSWENIRDLGVTDFLDRAKADSRIINAGFSYHGNAEDFKDIVDGYDWDFCQIQYNFLDENIQAGRKGLEYAASRDLGVVIMEPLRGGNLASPVPAEVMDIWNKADVKRGPVEWALRWVWSHPAVTVVLSGMNEHYQVEENLKFAEEGLADSLNPKELELIKMVADKYRELMKINCTGCRYCMPCPQRVDIPACFEMYNNLYMFDGKDRLMVMYAAKLGGILRGAEKNLASQCVQCDQCLNACPQHLPIPQLLEKVVEEFEGPDMEKRIEFAKQLFASDSF, encoded by the coding sequence ATGTTATACAGGAAAATGCCAAAGAATGGAGATAAGCTTTCTATACTTGGTTTTGGGGCCATGCGCCTTCCCGTCAAACAGGACGGCAGCATTGATGAGGAAAAAGCCACTCAGATGATCCGCCATGCAATAGATAACGGTGTCAATTATGTAGATACTGCATGGCCTTATCATATGGGAGAAAGCGAGCCATTCCTCGGGAGAGCTCTTGCAGAAGGGTACAGGGAAAAGGTTAAACTTGCCACAAAACAGCCCCAATGGATGGTAAAAAGCCCGAAGGACATGGATATGTTCCTTAAAAAACAACTTGAGAAATTGAATACAGATCACATTGACTATTATCTTATACACAGTCTTGTAGGGAGTAGCTGGGAGAATATCCGGGACTTGGGTGTCACTGATTTTCTTGACAGGGCCAAGGCTGATAGCCGCATCATCAACGCAGGATTTTCCTATCATGGTAATGCCGAGGATTTTAAGGATATTGTGGATGGCTATGACTGGGATTTCTGCCAGATACAGTATAATTTCCTGGATGAAAATATACAGGCAGGAAGAAAGGGACTTGAATATGCTGCTTCCCGTGACCTTGGAGTTGTGATCATGGAGCCATTAAGGGGTGGCAATCTGGCATCCCCGGTCCCCGCTGAGGTAATGGATATCTGGAACAAAGCTGATGTCAAGCGCGGTCCTGTGGAGTGGGCATTGCGCTGGGTCTGGAGCCATCCTGCTGTCACTGTAGTGCTCTCAGGTATGAATGAACATTATCAGGTAGAAGAGAACCTAAAATTTGCAGAGGAAGGTCTTGCTGATTCTTTGAACCCTAAAGAGCTTGAGCTTATTAAAATGGTTGCGGATAAGTACAGAGAACTGATGAAAATAAACTGTACAGGATGCAGATACTGTATGCCCTGTCCTCAAAGAGTGGACATTCCTGCCTGTTTTGAAATGTACAACAATTTGTATATGTTCGATGGGAAAGATAGGTTGATGGTGATGTATGCCGCAAAGCTCGGAGGCATTTTAAGGGGAGCCGAAAAAAATTTAGCATCCCAATGTGTGCAATGCGATCAATGTCTTAATGCCTGCCCACAACACCTTCCAATACCGCAACTACTTGAGAAGGTTGTGGAAGAGTTTGAAGGGCCGGATATGGAGAAGAGGATAGAGTTTGCTAAGCAGCTGTTCGCAAGTGATAGCTTCTGA
- a CDS encoding disaggregatase related repeat-containing protein, producing the protein MSMKNVIIWSLFILLTIVPLAGCDVNSSVMFVDTNETEYYEFNATKDENQVEMIDFNVNDTENYNWSIISAEIQINQTFDAAAISVSLKTPVVYVDTDGTGNYNCDGANDHIQINQALSYINGRGGGTVYLRGPNTYWIDSTLNIGADTVLTGDPTAEIKLVANAGWASQVPLIRGNIGADNIVITGFTIDGNSESQSGITKGQGYYNLILFQNSNNVEVSRMRLEWGTGDGMKVYSGSEIKFLHNDVYKLGHDACYILYSNNGECAYNTVMMRTNSACRITCGSNITVHDNVFYSDLSGGESTGPAIEIDKTNTGSTAVFDDIEIYNNKIYSINGAGIWMFAGYPDNVIRAKNVNIHHNTFSKVGQYTANTGYSNAAIVIQNFDNTIIENNVFDDGGHAAIKWYVWSGHITQQKAEFTTYVRNNIIMNNDGVSGVTGSGVGIWNTQPSYAKFIVQNNNIYNNENGQTYGSGFTMSNNLNVDPHCVDQTNSKLSSRDYHLKSKVGRYSSGKWVTDSISSPLIDAGNSKCACSSEPSPNGGVINIGRYGNTAEASKSGSSVPIADNSPVSNAGNNKAATAGSAVIFDASASTDDKGIASYSWDFDASNGITSEAIGKTATKTYAAAGNYTVTLTVTDTSGQRSTDTLDVVVTTAISNQIDDSLTVYDNRLREAAPSTVYSDSNYIDIGQAGTRYRDLMWFDLSEYKTTDTISKATLSLYWYYPAGATRASDTVVEIYRPLEWDPKYVSWNSRTSTSTWSTAGGNWYDKNGVAQGSTPYTSLKFPARTVPGNKYYDFDVTQLVQEYVSGKNKNNGFFLKARTENGNYIAFYSSQWTNAAQRPKLTVVATAASVDDSPVANAGDNKAATAGSAVIFDASASTDDKGIASYSWDFDASNGITSEAIGKTATRTYAAAGNYTVTLTVTDTNGQKSIDTVNVIVSSTPVTNTVSVLYDNRLVESSKTMVYSTSNYLDIGKSSTRCRDIMMFDLSKYKTTDKVSKATLSLYWYYPTTATRTSDTVVEIYRPVEWDPKYVTWNNRASGTSWSTAGGSWYDKNGVAQGNTPYTSLTFPARTLPGNKYYDFDVTQLVQEYVSGKSKNTGFFLKARTENGNYIAFYSSEWSNAAQRPILKVTAATT; encoded by the coding sequence ATGAGTATGAAAAACGTAATTATCTGGTCTCTTTTTATATTGTTGACCATCGTTCCTCTTGCAGGATGTGATGTAAACAGTTCTGTTATGTTTGTTGACACAAATGAAACTGAATACTATGAGTTTAATGCAACAAAAGATGAAAATCAAGTTGAAATGATAGATTTTAATGTAAATGATACAGAAAATTATAACTGGAGTATTATAAGTGCTGAAATTCAAATAAATCAGACTTTTGATGCTGCAGCAATTTCAGTTTCCTTAAAAACACCGGTTGTCTACGTTGATACAGATGGAACCGGAAATTACAACTGTGATGGAGCAAACGATCACATTCAAATAAATCAGGCCTTATCATATATAAATGGACGTGGAGGCGGTACTGTTTACCTAAGGGGTCCAAATACATACTGGATCGATAGTACTCTGAATATAGGTGCTGACACTGTCCTTACAGGTGACCCGACAGCTGAGATCAAATTGGTTGCAAATGCCGGTTGGGCATCACAGGTTCCGCTAATAAGGGGTAACATCGGAGCCGACAATATTGTGATCACCGGATTTACTATCGACGGTAACAGCGAATCACAATCCGGGATAACCAAAGGTCAAGGATATTATAATCTGATATTGTTCCAGAACTCAAATAATGTCGAAGTATCCCGTATGCGTCTGGAATGGGGTACAGGCGATGGAATGAAAGTTTACAGTGGTAGCGAAATTAAATTCCTTCACAATGATGTGTACAAGCTCGGTCATGATGCATGTTATATTCTGTATTCGAACAACGGGGAATGCGCATACAATACCGTGATGATGCGAACGAATAGTGCGTGCCGCATTACATGTGGATCAAATATCACTGTTCATGATAATGTTTTCTACTCTGATCTATCAGGAGGCGAATCCACAGGCCCGGCTATAGAGATCGATAAAACAAATACAGGCAGTACTGCAGTATTTGATGATATAGAGATCTACAATAATAAGATATATTCAATTAATGGAGCAGGTATCTGGATGTTTGCAGGATATCCGGATAATGTGATCCGAGCAAAGAACGTTAATATACACCATAATACTTTTAGTAAAGTCGGACAGTATACTGCAAATACAGGATACAGTAATGCAGCGATCGTGATCCAAAACTTTGACAACACTATCATCGAGAACAATGTATTTGATGATGGTGGCCATGCAGCAATTAAATGGTATGTGTGGTCCGGGCACATCACACAGCAAAAAGCAGAGTTCACCACCTATGTGAGGAACAATATCATAATGAATAATGACGGAGTAAGCGGAGTTACTGGCTCAGGCGTGGGTATATGGAACACACAACCATCCTACGCGAAGTTCATTGTCCAGAATAATAACATCTACAACAATGAGAATGGACAAACCTATGGCTCAGGTTTCACAATGAGCAATAACCTGAATGTTGATCCACATTGTGTTGATCAAACCAATTCAAAACTCAGCTCACGTGACTACCATCTTAAGAGCAAGGTAGGCCGTTATTCAAGTGGCAAGTGGGTAACAGACTCAATATCGAGTCCACTGATAGATGCGGGTAATTCCAAATGTGCTTGCAGCAGCGAACCCTCTCCGAATGGCGGAGTAATAAACATTGGACGATATGGTAACACTGCCGAAGCTTCCAAGAGTGGGTCATCTGTTCCGATAGCAGATAATTCACCTGTGTCAAACGCCGGAAACAACAAAGCTGCTACAGCTGGTTCTGCGGTAATTTTCGATGCCAGTGCATCAACAGATGATAAAGGCATAGCCTCTTACTCATGGGATTTCGATGCTTCGAACGGTATAACATCCGAAGCCATAGGTAAGACAGCCACCAAGACATATGCAGCTGCGGGAAACTATACGGTCACACTTACTGTCACTGATACAAGTGGACAGAGATCAACAGATACATTAGACGTAGTTGTCACTACTGCGATTTCAAATCAGATAGATGATTCACTAACTGTTTATGACAACAGATTACGTGAAGCAGCCCCGAGTACTGTTTATTCCGATTCCAATTATATTGATATCGGACAGGCAGGAACTCGTTACAGGGATCTGATGTGGTTCGATCTTAGTGAGTACAAGACAACAGATACCATATCTAAGGCGACACTTTCATTGTACTGGTATTATCCAGCTGGTGCTACTCGCGCTTCCGATACTGTAGTGGAGATCTACAGACCACTTGAATGGGATCCAAAGTATGTAAGCTGGAACTCCAGAACCTCCACTTCTACATGGAGCACAGCCGGAGGAAACTGGTATGATAAGAACGGTGTTGCTCAGGGCAGTACACCGTACACATCCCTTAAATTCCCGGCCAGGACAGTGCCTGGTAACAAATACTATGATTTCGATGTCACTCAGCTGGTGCAGGAATATGTGAGTGGTAAGAATAAGAACAATGGATTCTTCCTCAAGGCCAGGACAGAGAATGGTAATTATATTGCATTCTACAGCTCACAATGGACAAATGCAGCTCAGAGACCGAAATTAACAGTGGTTGCTACAGCAGCTTCTGTAGATGATTCACCTGTGGCAAACGCTGGAGACAACAAAGCTGCTACAGCTGGTTCTGCGGTAATTTTCGATGCCAGTGCATCAACAGATGATAAAGGCATAGCCTCTTACTCATGGGATTTCGATGCTTCGAACGGTATAACATCCGAAGCCATAGGCAAGACAGCTACCAGGACATACGCAGCTGCAGGAAACTATACGGTCACACTTACTGTCACTGATACGAACGGACAGAAGTCAATCGATACTGTAAACGTAATTGTCAGCAGCACACCAGTCACAAATACTGTATCTGTTCTTTATGACAATAGATTGGTTGAGTCATCTAAAACTATGGTCTATTCCACTTCAAATTACCTTGATATCGGAAAAAGCTCAACTCGTTGCAGGGATATAATGATGTTTGATCTTAGCAAATATAAAACAACAGATAAAGTATCTAAGGCCACCCTCTCACTATACTGGTATTATCCTACAACTGCCACACGCACTTCTGATACTGTAGTAGAGATATACAGACCAGTGGAATGGGACCCGAAATATGTGACCTGGAACAACCGTGCTTCGGGCACTTCATGGAGCACAGCCGGAGGAAGCTGGTACGATAAGAATGGGGTTGCACAGGGTAATACACCATATACATCCCTTACATTCCCGGCCAGGACATTGCCAGGCAACAAATACTATGATTTCGATGTCACTCAGCTTGTACAGGAATATGTGAGTGGTAAGAGCAAGAACACAGGTTTCTTCCTAAAGGCCAGGACAGAGAATGGTAATTACATTGCCTTCTACAGTTCAGAGTGGTCTAATGCAGCTCAGAGACCAATATTAAAGGTGACTGCTGCAACGACTTGA